The DNA window GCTCGGCGATGCCAGGATCAACATCGCGACCTTCGATCCCGGCCGCAACAAGCGGGGCGGCGACGCCATCGCGCTGGTCGAGTCGATGGCGCACGGTCTGTGTTGAGTAGAAGCGATGAACCCACCGCTGCTCACTCCTTCACCGCTCCCGTCAGCGACGAAACATAGTAGTCGACGAACAGCGAATAGAAGATCGCGACCGGCAGCGAGCCGAGCAGCGATCCCGCCATCAGCGCGCCCCACTGATAGACGTCGCCGGAAACGAGCTCGGTCAGGATCGCGACCGGAACCGTCTTGTTGGCGCTGCTCTGGATGAAGGCCAGCGCGTAGATGAACTCGTTCCACGACAGCGTGAAGCTGAAGATGCCGGCCGAAATCAATCCGGGCACGGCCAGCGGCAGCGTGATCCGCCATAAAATCTGCAGACGGGTGGCGCCGTCGACCAGCGCGCATTCTTCCAGCTCGTACGGGATCGACTTGAAATAACCGATCAAGAGCCAGGTGCAGAACGGCACCAGGAAGGTCGGATACACCAGGATCAGCGCCAGCGGACTGTCGAACAATCCGAACTGAACCACCACGGTCGCCAGCGGAATGAACAGGATCGACGGCGGCACCAGATAAGCGAGATAAATTCCAAGCCCGACATAGGGGCTGCCTCGAAAACGCAAACGTTCGATGGCGTAGGCCGCCAGCGTGCTGGAGAACAGCGACAGGAAGGTGGCGCCGATCGCGACATACATCGTCGTCATCAGCCAGTGCGGATAGGCGGTCTCGAAAAAGAGATGCCTGATGTGCGCGAGCGTCGGCGACGAAATCCAGAACGGATTATGGGCCTTGTAGTTGAGCAGTTCGGCATTCGGCTTGAATGACGTGATCGCCATCCAGTAGAACGGAAACAGCAGGATCACCACGAAGCAGGACAGCGGCAGATAGATCATCACCATCCGCCGCGCCCCCGAATCCCACGCCATCGTATCGGGCGTGGAAGTTGCGAGGTTGCCGGACTGCGCCACGGCCTCAGTCATTGTTCTCTCCCTGCTGCCATTTGCGGCGGGCGAGGCCGAAGTAGCTGAACAGCGTCGCAAATACCAGGAACGGGATCATCGAGACCGCGATCGCCGCGCCCTCGCCGAGTTCGCCGCCGGCAATGCCGCGCTGGAACGCCAATGTCGCCAGCAAATGAGTGGAATTGACGGGGCCGCCGCGGGTGATGGCGTAGACCAGCTGGAAGTCGGTAAAGGTGAAGATGATCGAGAACGTCATGACGATCGCCAGAATCGGCATCATCATCGGAAACGTGATGTAGCGAAAACGCTGCCACGCGCTGGCGCCGTCGAGCATCGCCGCTTCGTAGAGCGAAGGCGAGATGGTCTGCAGGCCGGCCAGCAGCGAAATCGCCACGAACGGAATGCCGCGCCAGATGTTGGCCGCGATCAGCGAGAACCGCGCCGGCCAGGGGCTGCCGAGGAAATCGATATTGGTGGTGCGGACGTGCAGCACGTCGACCAGGAGATAGGAGATGATGGAAAACTGCGGATCGTAGATCCACCAGAACGCCAGCGCCGACAGCACCGTCGGCACGATCCACGGCAGCAGCACCAGCGCCCGCAGGATGCTCTTGAACGGAAAATGGTTGTTCAGCAACAGCGCCAGCCAGAAGCCGAGCGCGAATTTTCCGAACGTGGCGACGGCGGTATAGAACACGCTGTAGAACACCGCGTTCCACCACAACGGATCGGTCAAGAGGTACTGAAAATTCTCCAGACCGACAAAAACCCCGCGCCGGCCGATCGTGGTGTCGGTGAACGCCAGCCAGACGCCCAGCCCGAGCGGATAGGTGAGGAACACCAGCAGCAGCCCGATTGCGGGCGTCAGGCAGACCACGATCAGGAACGGCTTGTAGTCGAACAGCCGCGCCAGCCAGTGCGGCTGCCGCTGAATCGCACCTCGGGGAAGTGTCGTCGTTACGGACATATCGTCGTCCCGAAAGTCTCGTTCAAAATGATGTCAATCGAATTCCGTTGTCATTGCGAGGAGCCAACGGGTCGGCACGAAGCGCCGCCCGATGACAGGCTCCGCGACGAAGCAATCCATTTTACGTTGATCGATGGATTGCTTCGCTGCGCTCGCAATGACATTTAGCGCCGGAAATATCGCTTGGCGCGTCGCTCGGCTTCGGCGGCGGCGGCTTCCGGCGTCGCGGCGTCGGTCGCCACCGATGCACACATCTGCACCAGGACATAGTCCGCGTTGACCGCGCCGGTCGCCGTTGAAATCGGGCCCTTGTAGCCATTCCAGTATTGATTCTTCATGGTGTCCTTGAAGATCCGCACCTTGGGATCGCCGGACCACACCGCGGCGTCGGCATAGGCGGCAAGCGGCTGCGCCCAGTAGCCGCTGTTGGCGTTGAGCCACGGTTCGTACTGCTCGTGCTCCAGCATGAATTGCAGGAACGCCTTGGCGGCGTTCGGACAGGGACTGTGTCTGAACACCATGGCATTCAGGGTCAGGCCCGACATCGGCGACGATTTGGCGAGGCCCATCGGCATGAACTGATGCATGGTATCGTCCGCAACCGGCCTGGTGGCGGGATCGTTCTTGAGCGAAAAATACAGCGAGACGCCGTTCGATGTCAGGGAGATGTCGCCGGCCGAATAGGCGCGGTTGTTGCTGACGTCATTCCACGACGGCGTCCCGGAAATGAAGGTGGGATAGAGCTGCTTGAGATATCCAAGCGCGGCAACGGTCTCTTTGCTGTTGATGATGACATTGCCTTCCTCGTCGAGCAGCGAGGCGCCGTGCGACCACAACAGCCAGTTGGAGAATCCGTTGCCGTCGCCGACCGCGTTGCCGAGGGCGAAGCCCGCGGGCTTGCCGGCTTTCTGCAGCTTCTGGCAAAGATCCAGGAATCCGGCGTGGTCGTCCGGCGCCTTCTCGAAGCCGGCGGCCTGGATCATCGATTTGCGATACACCAGAGGACCGCCGCTGGCGCCGAACGGCAATCCGATCCAGGCGTTGCTGTTGTGGCGCCTGCCGTATTTCTCGGCGAGAAACAGCCAGCCGCCGTAACGCTTGCCGAGGTAATCGGCGACGTCGGTCAGCTCAACCAGCTTGTCGACATAGATGTGAGGTGCGTCACCAAAACCGATGATGATGTCGGGGCCGGCGCCGCTGTTCGAGGTCACCGCGGTCTGCTGGTTGATGTCCTCCCACCCGACGAAATCGACCTTGACCTCGACGCCGGTCTTTTGCGTGAACTTCGCCGCATTGGCGCGGAACACATCCTCATCGGTCTGGACGAACCGCACCGGCCGCAGCATGCGCAGGCTCGCGCCTTTTTCGATCGCAAGCGGCGGTGCCGGGGTGTCGGTGACCTTGACCGCCGACGCCGCGGGCTGGGCCGAGGCGCCGGTCGCGGCCAGCGCCGCGGCAGACAACCCCAAGCCCAGCGCGCCACGGCGCGTGAAATCGCTCTTCATGGTGTCCTCCCTGTCTTCTTGCTGTGTTCGTGCAGTTGTTTCCTTGTTGTTTTCTTGTTGTTTTCTTGCACCCGGCGTTATTCGCCGATGAGTTTTGGCAGTGACTAGCTGTTCGGGCCGCGCTCCATGCCGACAGGCTGCCAGCGCCGAAGCGACGTATTTTGCAGCACCGACGGATTGACGCAGCTCACCGGCCACATGCCGGACAGCACCAGCGACAGTTCGAAGCCGACGCGCCGCTTGCGCGCCTCGTCGAAGCGGGCGGAGGCCGAAGCGACGTGGGCCGTCAGCGTCACGTTCTCCATCCCCAGCATCGGATTGTTGTGCGAAGGCGGCTCCTTCTCCAGCACGTCGAGTGCGGCGTGTGCGATCCAGCCTTCCTGCAGGGCCTTGATCAGCGCCTCTTCGTTCACGGTCGCGCCGCGCCCGGTATTGATGAAGATCGCGCTCGGCTTCATCTGGCGGAAATGGGTTTCGCCGAGCATGTGGTGCACCTCGGGCCGCGCCGGCGCGTGCATCGACACGAAATCGGATTGCGACAGCACCTCCGACAGCGTCGCCGGCAGCACGCCATGATCGGAAATCAGCGTCTCCGCGATGAAGGGATCATAGGCGATCATCCGCAGCCCGAACGGTGCGGCGCGTTTGGCGACCGCGCGCGCCACGCGCCCGAACGATACGAAGCCGAGCGTTTGGCCCATCAGCCGGGGAATCTTCAGTAGCGCCGGGCGGCCTTCGGTCCAGCGGCCCTGCCGCACCATCTTGTCCTGCTCGACCAGCCGGCGAAACCCGGCCAGCAGCAGCATCATGGCGTGGTCGGCGACTTCCTCGATGAAGGTGTCGGGAATGTTGGTGACGGGAATGCCGCGCGCGGTGGCGGCCTTGACGTCCACGCTGTCGACGCCGACGCTGCCGAGCGTGATGACCTTGCAGTTTTCGAGGGCGTCGATGATGGTCTTGGAGATCGGAATGCCCTTGGCGTAGATGGCGTCCGCGGTCCGGGCGGCGTCGATGAACTCGGCCTCGTTGGCCGGCGCCTCGACGATCTCGGCGCCGATCGGATCGAGCGCTTCCTTTTCATACGCATAGCCGCCGCCGGCGACGGTGAAACTCGCGCCCTTCGGCGTCACGACCTTGAACTTCGACATTTCCTGCTCCCGATTGATTTTCGGTCTTTTTATAGACACGGGGTTATCGCCGCTTCCAGCGTTCGGCGCGTTTGGCATCTCCTGGCCCGGGCAGGCTAGCCTGCCCGAGAGTAAAGCGGAAGCGGGTTCGGCGCCGTGACCGCTTGCATCGTCATCGTTTCGAAGAAGTTGCGCCGGATTCGCGCCGCGCGACAAGTCCGGCGCGCGCAATGCTACAATGTCCTGATCCTGTCGAGCACGGAGGAGACCGCCATGGGCGTGGATCTGTTGAATATCGAGGGCCTGAAGCAACTGGAACATCAGGGCCCGATCGTGATGGTGAACCTGATGCGGTTCCACGAGCGTTCGCTCGATGGCGACGGCAGCGGCTGGGATGCCTATTTGCGTTACAGCGCGCTGACCGTGCCGATGATCAAGGCGCGCGGCGGCACGCTGCTGTGGACCGGCGACGCCAAAGCGGTCGCGCTCGGCCCGCAGCACGGCAACCAATGGGATTATCTGGCGCTGGTGTATTATCCATCCGTGGCCGCGTTCCTCGACATGATGACGTCGGAAGAATACGAAAACCGCTGCGACCCGCACCGCCGCAACGGCTGCGCCGAGCATGTGATCATCTGCACGAGCGAGGCCTACAGCAAATTCAAGATCGGGTAGGGTGCAGATCCGCCCGGCCTGGAGCATTTCCAGCAAGGTCGAATCGTGATTGCCATCGTTGCCTCGTGGTTCGAGACGCGCGGCGTTGCCGCGCTGTGTCTCGTGTCCGGACGCGGTGCAGCGTTCTTCACGCTGCTCCGCAGAGCCGGGACCCACGGATACGGGTCCATCATGGACCCCGGATCAGCAGCGCACCGCCATAGCGCGTCGAAGACGCGCGTAACCGCGCTTATGGCGCTGCGCAGCGTCCGGGGCACGCCAAACCCTCATCCTGAGGAGCGCGCACCTGCGCGCGTCTCGAAGGATGAAGCGACCGAACTGAAAACGCTTCAGAGCCTCCGCACCAGGCCGGATGAAATCTCGCCGATGCTGCGGATGCCGAGCAGGGCCATGTCGCGATCGACTTCATCCCGCAGCAGCGTCAGCGCGCGCCGCACGCCGGCTTCGCCGCCGGCGACCGCCGCGTACAGCAGCGGCCGGCCGATGAAGACGAACTTGGCGCCGAGCGCCAGCGCCTTCAGCACGTCGGTGCCGCGCCGGATGCCGCCGTCCAGCATCACGGTCATGCCGCCTGCCTCGTCGGCGATCTCCGGCAGCGTGCGCAGCGCCGACACCGTGCCGTCGAGCTGGCGGCCGCCATGGTTGGAGACGATCACGCCGTCGACGCCGGATTCGCGCGCGATCTTCGCATCATCAGGCGCGATCAGGCCCTTGACCACGAGCTTGCCGTTCCAGCGCTTGCGGATCAGCTCGACATGCTTCCAGGCCAGCTGGTCGCGCTTGCCGATGTTGCGCATCAGGTTTTTGGCGAGCACCGGCGGTCCGCGCACCGCGTCCATGTTCTCGAAATGCGGCATGCCGTAATTCATCAGGGTGCGGGCCCAGGTGCCGAGCAGCCAGTCCGGATGCGTGACGGTGTCCCAGGCGACGCGCGGCGTGATCGCCAGCGGGACCTGGAAACCGTTGCGGATGTTGTTCTCGCGGTTGGGCGGCACCGGCACGTCGGCGGTGACGACAAAAGTGTCGTAGCCGGCGGCGGCGACCCGGTCGACCAGCGGCTCGATCCGCGACGCATCGCCCGCCAGATAGGCCTGATACCAGGCGGCCGGATTCTCGCGCCTGACATCCTCCAGCGTGATCAGGGAGGAGGCGCTGAGAATCATCGGCACATTCATCGCCGCCGCCGCGCGCGTCAGCACGATGTCGCCCCGGTAGGCGCACAGCGCGGCCGAGCCCATCGGCGGAATGCCGAACGGCGCCGCGTAGGTCTTGCCGAACAGTGTTGTCGCCTGCTCGCGGCCGGAGACGTCGTTCAGCACGCGCGGGACAAAACCGTATTCCTGAAAGGCGCGGCGATTGTCGGCCAAAGCGGCGTCGGTCTCGGTGGCCCCGGAGATGTAGCCATAGAGAAATTTCGGCAGCCGGCGCCGAGCCGTGGCCTCGAAATCATCGAGCGAAAGATAGCGTCGAAGCGCGCGCGGAACGCCGCTCTCGGCACGTTGCACTGTGGCTGGCGGGGAATTGATGGCGGCGGTTCGGTCATGCATTCGG is part of the Bradyrhizobium erythrophlei genome and encodes:
- a CDS encoding carbohydrate ABC transporter permease; amino-acid sequence: MAWDSGARRMVMIYLPLSCFVVILLFPFYWMAITSFKPNAELLNYKAHNPFWISSPTLAHIRHLFFETAYPHWLMTTMYVAIGATFLSLFSSTLAAYAIERLRFRGSPYVGLGIYLAYLVPPSILFIPLATVVVQFGLFDSPLALILVYPTFLVPFCTWLLIGYFKSIPYELEECALVDGATRLQILWRITLPLAVPGLISAGIFSFTLSWNEFIYALAFIQSSANKTVPVAILTELVSGDVYQWGALMAGSLLGSLPVAIFYSLFVDYYVSSLTGAVKE
- a CDS encoding carbohydrate ABC transporter permease, whose translation is MSVTTTLPRGAIQRQPHWLARLFDYKPFLIVVCLTPAIGLLLVFLTYPLGLGVWLAFTDTTIGRRGVFVGLENFQYLLTDPLWWNAVFYSVFYTAVATFGKFALGFWLALLLNNHFPFKSILRALVLLPWIVPTVLSALAFWWIYDPQFSIISYLLVDVLHVRTTNIDFLGSPWPARFSLIAANIWRGIPFVAISLLAGLQTISPSLYEAAMLDGASAWQRFRYITFPMMMPILAIVMTFSIIFTFTDFQLVYAITRGGPVNSTHLLATLAFQRGIAGGELGEGAAIAVSMIPFLVFATLFSYFGLARRKWQQGENND
- a CDS encoding ABC transporter substrate-binding protein, which gives rise to MKSDFTRRGALGLGLSAAALAATGASAQPAASAVKVTDTPAPPLAIEKGASLRMLRPVRFVQTDEDVFRANAAKFTQKTGVEVKVDFVGWEDINQQTAVTSNSGAGPDIIIGFGDAPHIYVDKLVELTDVADYLGKRYGGWLFLAEKYGRRHNSNAWIGLPFGASGGPLVYRKSMIQAAGFEKAPDDHAGFLDLCQKLQKAGKPAGFALGNAVGDGNGFSNWLLWSHGASLLDEEGNVIINSKETVAALGYLKQLYPTFISGTPSWNDVSNNRAYSAGDISLTSNGVSLYFSLKNDPATRPVADDTMHQFMPMGLAKSSPMSGLTLNAMVFRHSPCPNAAKAFLQFMLEHEQYEPWLNANSGYWAQPLAAYADAAVWSGDPKVRIFKDTMKNQYWNGYKGPISTATGAVNADYVLVQMCASVATDAATPEAAAAEAERRAKRYFRR
- a CDS encoding C-terminal binding protein; translated protein: MSKFKVVTPKGASFTVAGGGYAYEKEALDPIGAEIVEAPANEAEFIDAARTADAIYAKGIPISKTIIDALENCKVITLGSVGVDSVDVKAATARGIPVTNIPDTFIEEVADHAMMLLLAGFRRLVEQDKMVRQGRWTEGRPALLKIPRLMGQTLGFVSFGRVARAVAKRAAPFGLRMIAYDPFIAETLISDHGVLPATLSEVLSQSDFVSMHAPARPEVHHMLGETHFRQMKPSAIFINTGRGATVNEEALIKALQEGWIAHAALDVLEKEPPSHNNPMLGMENVTLTAHVASASARFDEARKRRVGFELSLVLSGMWPVSCVNPSVLQNTSLRRWQPVGMERGPNS
- a CDS encoding DUF1330 domain-containing protein, which translates into the protein MGVDLLNIEGLKQLEHQGPIVMVNLMRFHERSLDGDGSGWDAYLRYSALTVPMIKARGGTLLWTGDAKAVALGPQHGNQWDYLALVYYPSVAAFLDMMTSEEYENRCDPHRRNGCAEHVIICTSEAYSKFKIG
- a CDS encoding alpha-hydroxy acid oxidase, with protein sequence MHDRTAAINSPPATVQRAESGVPRALRRYLSLDDFEATARRRLPKFLYGYISGATETDAALADNRRAFQEYGFVPRVLNDVSGREQATTLFGKTYAAPFGIPPMGSAALCAYRGDIVLTRAAAAMNVPMILSASSLITLEDVRRENPAAWYQAYLAGDASRIEPLVDRVAAAGYDTFVVTADVPVPPNRENNIRNGFQVPLAITPRVAWDTVTHPDWLLGTWARTLMNYGMPHFENMDAVRGPPVLAKNLMRNIGKRDQLAWKHVELIRKRWNGKLVVKGLIAPDDAKIARESGVDGVIVSNHGGRQLDGTVSALRTLPEIADEAGGMTVMLDGGIRRGTDVLKALALGAKFVFIGRPLLYAAVAGGEAGVRRALTLLRDEVDRDMALLGIRSIGEISSGLVRRL